In Vibrio alginolyticus NBRC 15630 = ATCC 17749, the sequence TTGTCACAGTTCCATCAAGCCGTAAAGAGAATTATCGAGCGAGTTCAGCAATCGGAAGGCAATCAAACACGTCTGGTCGAGCCCCTTAGCGAGAAACCTAATTTCTCATTTGTTGATTGGCTTGATGCACAACCACTTTTCCCTAAGTTTTATTGGCAGTCCCGCGATACACGTGAAGAGGTCGTTGCACTAGGGCAATTGCACGCTTTTGTTGAGCCAGGTCCTGCTTATACCATTCTAGGTGAAGGGCAAAGAGTCTGGGGCGGGCGCTCTTTTGATGGGCAGCATGAGAAGAATCGCCGCTGTATGCCTTCTTTTTTCTTTTTGCCTCAAATTGAGTTAATTCGTTTTGACCAACAGTGGTCTCTCGCAGTTAATATTTCAGAAGACAAAGCGCAAACTCTAGCTGGGTTGAATAAACTGGTTTGTGAGGTCGCGGCCTTAGCTCCAATTTCGTCTCACATCCGCTCTATTGTTCATACGCCAAGTCAGCCTCAATGGAATGAGTTAGTTCATAAAGTTCTGACTGGTATAGAGAATGATGATTTTAAGAAAGTGGTTTTAGCGCGTCGATCTACCGTGCAGCTTGATAACACATTAAGTGCTGCACAGCTACTTAAAGCAAGTTACTTAAATAACCATCATAGCTTCCATTTCATGCTGAGCTTAGACAGTAAGCACAGTTTTATGGGGTCTACACCAGAACGTTTGTATTCTCGCGTAGGGCATGAGCTACATACCGAAGCGTTAGCAGGTACGATTGGTCGGGGAGACAATGCCACTCAAGATATGGAGTTGGCGAATTGGTTATCCCAAGACCAAAAGAACCTCAACGAAAACCAGTATGTGGTGGACGACATCATTGATCGTCTATCACCGCATTCTGAAATGGTTGAAGTGGAAGCTGAACCTAGTTTGGTCAGACTACGAAAAGTGCAGCACCTTAAGCGAAATATTCACGCTAGTCTAAGAGCGGGGATAAATGGTGTTCAGTTGTTATCGGCGCTTCAGCCAACAGCGGCGGTTGCTGGCTTACCCCGACAAGAGTCCATGCAGTTTATTCTTGATAATGAGCCCTTTGCACGCGGCTGGTACGCGGGGTCAATGGGTTATATAAGCCATGAACGAGCAGAGTTTTGTGTTGCAATCAGAAGCGCGCTTGTGCTCGGTGATCAAGTACAACTGTTTGCGGGCGCAGGGATTGTGCCTGGTTCTGTGGCAGAACATGAGTGGGCAGAACTTGATAAGAAAATGTCGACGTTACTTACGCTGATTTCTGATCATCCGCCATTGGGAGTCGCATCATGAGTCATGACCAAGCGGTGCTCAATCGAGTTTGGTCAGAAACCATATTGATTGAGCTTCAGCGATTTGGCGTTAAGCATGTTTGTATCGCTCCCGGATCTCGTTCTACTCCTTTAACTTTAGAAGCGGCAGAACAGTCCGACTTTTCCATTCATACTCATTTTGATGAGCGTGGACTGGGCTTTATGGCTCTTGGTTTAGCGAAAGCTACTCAGGAGCCAGTGGCAATTATCGTTACCTCTGGTACGGCAGTGGCGAACCTATTACCGTCGGTTGCCGAAGCCAAACTTACTGGTGAAAAACTGGTGCTGCTGACAGCAGATCGTCCAGTAGAACTTGTCGGCTGTGGTGCAAACCAAGCGATAAATCAATTGGGTATTTTTTCACATCATGTTTCGGCCAGTTTGAATTTACCAAGCCCAAATTTAGCAACGTCGCTTAACTGGTTGCTGACCTCTGTTGACGAAGTGATGTTTACTCAGCAATTGCAGGGTAGTGCTGTTCATATTAATTGTGCATTTCCAGAGCCTTTGTACTCCAATACAGAAAAGAGTACCTATCAGGATTACCTTGATACCGTTGCTGGCTGGCGAGATAGCAAGGTGACGTATTGCCAGCGCTTTAACCCGAAAACCAGCAGTGCAATTCCAAGCTGTGGGGATAACAAAGGTGTGGTGGTCATTGGTAGTTTGCCACTGGTTCAGGCTCAAGCTGCACGAGCGTTTGCAGAGCAAATGGGCTGGCCAGTCCTTGCTGATCCACAAAGTGGTGTCAGTTCGGATTGGGCGCATTTTGATTTATGGTTGCAGAATTCGAAATTGGCTAGCCTACTGGATGGCTGTGACTTAATCGTGCAGTTCGGTAGTCGAATCATTTCTAAACGTTTTAATCACTGGTTAGAAAAACACGTAGCACGTAATCAGCAAGGTGGTGACATTCAATATTGGTACGTATCGCCTCGATTAGAGCGAGATAACCAAAGTCACTTACCACAATGGCACTGGGCGGAGCAGCCAAGCTCATGGGTTGAACGTACGACGGAGTTTTCATCAGAACATGCTGGTTGGGCAAATGAACTTGCCGCGGACATCAAACAGGTCACGCAACACGCGAAAGGCTTGTTTGCTTCTGACCCTAAGAGTGAGCTGAGTGAGATTGCGTTAGCGATTGATGTGGCTGAGCGTGCTCAGGGTGTGGATCTGTTTGTTGGCAACAGTCTGTTTGTCCGATTGATCGACATGTTCGGCAAGCTTGATAACACAGAGGTTTTCACTAACCGTGGTGCGTCTGGCATTGATGGGCTGTTTGCCACAGCAAGCGGGGTACAACGCGCGCGCCAGAACCCGATGTTAATGTTTATTGGCGATACTTCTGCCTTATATGGGCTGAACTCATTGGCACTGTTTACGCACAACAAGTTGCCTTCGGTGTTGGTGATTACTAACAACGATGGTGGGGCGATTTTTGACTTACTGCCTGTACCGCAAGAGCATCGCGAGTCGTTCTATCAAATGCCTCATGGTTATGAATTTGAACATGCAGCGAAACAGTTTGGTTTACAGTATTGCAAACCGAACACGCTGGCTGAGTATCAATCTATAGTCTCTGAGCATTTTGCTAGCGGCGAAGGGGCGTTAGTGGTTGAAGTTCAAACGCCATCGAACCAAGCGGTAGAGCAACTAAAATCCTTCAACAAGAATTTGCATGCTCTATTCTAAACGCTTCCCAGCAACGGAAAAGCACCAAAGTAGTATTTTGCCTACTCTGGTGTTTTTGCATGGTTTGTTTGGTAGCGGTGAAGACTGGCAATCGTGTATCAACGCGTTACCCGAATATGAACGTGTTACGGTTGACCTTCCTGGTCACGGACGCAGCCAATCTATTTTTTGCTGCGATTTAAATGATTGCTGCAAACTTCTTGGTTCCACACTATCTTTATTATTTCCCTCACAACAACCACTTATTTTGATTGGATACTCTATGGGCGGCCGCATTGCGATGCATGGTATTGCCCATCAATGCTTTCCAGAGCTCAATATTGCAGGCGCGATTATTGAAGGGGGAAACTTCGGGCTTCAAACTGAGTCAGAGAAACAGGTGAGATTAGAGAATGATGCTCGCTGGGCAATGCGTTTCAAAACTGAACCACTTGAACGTGTTTTGAACGATTGGTACCAACAAGCGGTGTTTTCTTCACTAAACCATGAGCAAAGACAAACATTCATTGCGAAGCGAAGTGATAATCTTGGCTCAGCGGTGGCGAATATGTTGATGGCGACATCGTTAGCCAAACAGGCATATTTGTTGCCCTCACTGCAAAAGCAGAACATACCAGTGTATTACTTGTGTGGTGAGAAAGACCAAAAATTTAGCCAACTGGCACAACGTAGCGGGTTGGCGTATCGACAAGTTGAAGGCGCTGGTCATAACGTCCATCAAGAGCAGCCCAAACAGTTTGCGATACATACCAAGCAAATAATTCAGTCTCACTTTGGTGAGAGTAACGAGAACAATGGGAATCACCATGGCTAAAACAGTAGGCATTTCTGAAGAAGAACTTTACGCTCCGGTTCAATGGAAAGATTGCGGCGAGAAATACGAGGACATTCATTACCATAAGTCTGAAGATGGTATCGCGAAAATCACCATTGCGCGTCCTCAAGTGCGTAACGCGTTTCGTCCTCAAACGGTAAAAGAGATGATTGATGCGTTGGCAGATGCGCGTTACGACTCTGGTGTTGGCGTGATCATTCTGACAGGTCTAGGTGAAGACGCATTCTGTTCTGGCGGCGACCAGAAGAT encodes:
- a CDS encoding isochorismate synthase; translation: MSQFHQAVKRIIERVQQSEGNQTRLVEPLSEKPNFSFVDWLDAQPLFPKFYWQSRDTREEVVALGQLHAFVEPGPAYTILGEGQRVWGGRSFDGQHEKNRRCMPSFFFLPQIELIRFDQQWSLAVNISEDKAQTLAGLNKLVCEVAALAPISSHIRSIVHTPSQPQWNELVHKVLTGIENDDFKKVVLARRSTVQLDNTLSAAQLLKASYLNNHHSFHFMLSLDSKHSFMGSTPERLYSRVGHELHTEALAGTIGRGDNATQDMELANWLSQDQKNLNENQYVVDDIIDRLSPHSEMVEVEAEPSLVRLRKVQHLKRNIHASLRAGINGVQLLSALQPTAAVAGLPRQESMQFILDNEPFARGWYAGSMGYISHERAEFCVAIRSALVLGDQVQLFAGAGIVPGSVAEHEWAELDKKMSTLLTLISDHPPLGVAS
- the menD gene encoding 2-succinyl-5-enolpyruvyl-6-hydroxy-3-cyclohexene-1-carboxylic-acid synthase — its product is MSHDQAVLNRVWSETILIELQRFGVKHVCIAPGSRSTPLTLEAAEQSDFSIHTHFDERGLGFMALGLAKATQEPVAIIVTSGTAVANLLPSVAEAKLTGEKLVLLTADRPVELVGCGANQAINQLGIFSHHVSASLNLPSPNLATSLNWLLTSVDEVMFTQQLQGSAVHINCAFPEPLYSNTEKSTYQDYLDTVAGWRDSKVTYCQRFNPKTSSAIPSCGDNKGVVVIGSLPLVQAQAARAFAEQMGWPVLADPQSGVSSDWAHFDLWLQNSKLASLLDGCDLIVQFGSRIISKRFNHWLEKHVARNQQGGDIQYWYVSPRLERDNQSHLPQWHWAEQPSSWVERTTEFSSEHAGWANELAADIKQVTQHAKGLFASDPKSELSEIALAIDVAERAQGVDLFVGNSLFVRLIDMFGKLDNTEVFTNRGASGIDGLFATASGVQRARQNPMLMFIGDTSALYGLNSLALFTHNKLPSVLVITNNDGGAIFDLLPVPQEHRESFYQMPHGYEFEHAAKQFGLQYCKPNTLAEYQSIVSEHFASGEGALVVEVQTPSNQAVEQLKSFNKNLHALF
- the menH gene encoding 2-succinyl-6-hydroxy-2,4-cyclohexadiene-1-carboxylate synthase, which codes for MLYSKRFPATEKHQSSILPTLVFLHGLFGSGEDWQSCINALPEYERVTVDLPGHGRSQSIFCCDLNDCCKLLGSTLSLLFPSQQPLILIGYSMGGRIAMHGIAHQCFPELNIAGAIIEGGNFGLQTESEKQVRLENDARWAMRFKTEPLERVLNDWYQQAVFSSLNHEQRQTFIAKRSDNLGSAVANMLMATSLAKQAYLLPSLQKQNIPVYYLCGEKDQKFSQLAQRSGLAYRQVEGAGHNVHQEQPKQFAIHTKQIIQSHFGESNENNGNHHG